One window of Esox lucius isolate fEsoLuc1 chromosome 25, fEsoLuc1.pri, whole genome shotgun sequence genomic DNA carries:
- the pds5a gene encoding sister chromatid cohesion protein PDS5 homolog A isoform X4 produces MEFPQQKPAGDSKITYPPGVKEITDKISNDEVVKRLKMVVKTFMDMDQDSEEEKQQYLNLALHLASEFFLRNPNKDVRLLVACCLADIFRIYAPEAPYTSHDKLKDIFLFITRQLKGLEDTKSPQFNRYFYLLENLAWVKSYNICFELEDCNEIFIQLFKTLFSVINNSHNQKVQMHMLDLMSSIIMEGDGVTQELLDTILINLIPAHKNLNKQAYDLAKTLLKRTVQTIETCIANFFNQVLVMGKSSVSDLSEHVFDLIQELFSIDPLLLTSVMPQLEFKLKSNDGEERLAVVKLLAKLFGAKDSELATQNRPLWQCFLGRFNDIHVPVRLESVKFASHCLMNHPDLAKDLTEFLKVRSHDPEEAIRHDVIVTIINAGKKDLNLVNDQLLGFVRERTLDKRWRVRKEAMMGLAQLFKKYCLHHEAGKEQAQKISWIKDKLLHIYYQNSIDDKLLVEKIFAQYMVPHSLDTEEKMKCLYYLYACLDTNAVKALNEMWKCQNMLRGLVRELLDLHKLPVSEANNTSMFGKLMTISKNLPDAGKAQDFMKRFNQVLGEDEKLRVQLETLISPTCSCKQAELCVREITRKLTFPKQPTNPFLEMVKFLLERIAPVHIDSEAISALVKLLNKSIEGTADDDEEGVTPDTAIRSGLELLKVLSFTHPTAFHSAETYESLLQCLKMEDDKVAEAAIQIFRNTGQKIETELQQIRSTLIPVLHQKAKRGTPHQAKQAVHCIHAIFCNKEVQLAQIFEPLSRSLNADVPEQLITPLVSLGHISLLAPDQFASPMKAIVANFIVKDLLMNDRVKWPHHCFLW; encoded by the exons ATGGAGTTCCCGCAGCAGAAACCAGCGGGGGACAGCAAGATCACCTATCCACCTGGGGTGAAGGAAATCACGGATAAGATCAGCAACGATGAGGTGGTGAAACGGTTAAAG atggtgGTGAAGACCTTCATGGACATGGACCAGGACAGTGAGGAGGAGAAGCAGCAGTATCTGAATCTGGCGCTCCACCTGGCCTCCGAGTTCTTCCTCAGGAACCCCAACAAGGACGTGCGCCTCCTGGTGGCCTGCTGCCTGGCCGACATCTTCCGGATCTACGCCCCCGAGGCGCCCTACACCTCCCATGATAAACTCAAG GACATCTTCCTGTTCATCACCAGACAGCTGAAAGGGCTGGAAGACACGAAGAGCCCCCAGTTCAACAGATACTTCTACCTGCTGGAG aaccTGGCCTGGGTGAAGTCGTACAACATCTGCTTTGAGCTGGAGGACTGCAATGAGATCTTCATCCAGCTCTTCAAGACGCTCTTCTCTGTCATCAA tAACAGCCATAATCAGAAGGTCCAGATGCATATGTTGGATCTGATGAGTTCTATCATCATGGAAGGAGATGGAGTCACACAGGAGTTACTGGACACCATACTGATCAACCTGATACCAGCCCACaag aATCTAAACAAACAAGCATACGACCTGGCCAAGACTCTGCTGAAGAGAACCGTTCAGACTATAGAGACCTGCATCGCCAAT TTCTTTAACCAGGTTTTGGTGATGGGAAAGTCGTCGGTCAGCGATCTTTCAGAACACGTCTTTGATCTGATCCAGGAGCTGTTCTCCATCGATCCTCTGCTGCTCACGTCTGTCATGCCCCAGCTAGAGTTCAAACTCAAG AGCAATGATGGCGAGGAACGCCTGGCGGTGGTCAAGCTGCTGGCCAAACTGTTCGGGGCTAAAGACTCTGAGCTGGCCACGCAGAACAGACCGCTTTGGCAGTGCTTCCTCGGACG GTTCAATGACATCCATGTTCCTGTGAGGTTGGAGTCGGTCAAGTTTGCCTCTCACTGCCTCATGAACCACCCCGACCTGGCGAAGGACCTCACAG AGTTCCTGAAAGTGCGGTCACATGACCCAGAGGAAGCGATCCGCCATGACGTCATCGTAACCATCATCAACGCCGGGAAGAAAGACCTGAACCTTGTTAACGACCAGCTGCTGGGCTTCGTTAGGGAGAGAACTTTGGACAAAAGG TGGCGGGTCCGTAAGGAGGCGATGATGGGTCTGGCTCAGCTCTTCAAGAAGTACTGTCTGCATCACGAGGCCGGCAAGGAACAGGCCCAGAAGATCTCCTGGATTAAAGACAAGCTGCTGCACATCTACTACCAGAACAGCATCGATGACaa GCTACTAGTGGAGAAGATCTTTGCCCAGTACATGGTTCCTCACAGTCTGGACACAGAGGAGAAGATGAAGTGTCTCTACTACCTTTATGCCTGTCTGGATACAAACGCTGTCAa GGCTCTTAATGAGATGTGGAAGTGTCAAAACATGTTGAGAGGTTTGGTCCGAGAACTACTGGATCTGCACAAGCTACCTGTC TCTGAAGCCAACAACACCTCCATGTTTGGAAAGCTCATGACCATTAGCA AGAACCTTCCAGATGCTGGGAAAGCCCAAGACTTCATGAAGAGGTTCAACCAGGTGTTGGGAGAAGATGAGAAGCTGCGTGTCCAGCTGGAGACTCTCATTAGTCCCACCTGTTCCTGTAAACAGGCTGAACTCTGTGtg AGGGAGATTACCCGTAAGCTGACCTTTCCTAAACAGCCAACCAACCCCTTCCTGGAGATGGTGAAGTTTCTGTTGGAACGCATCGCTCCTGTTCACATCGACTCTGAGGCCATCAG TGCCCTGGTGAAACTGCTGAATAAGTCCATTGAGGGAACAGCTGATGACGATGAGGAAGGTGTTACCCCGGACACAGCCATCCGCTCTGGACTGGAGCTACTGAAG GTTCTGTCCTTCACTCATCCCACGGCGTTCCACTCTGCTGAGACCTACGAGTCTCTTCTCCAGTGTCTGAAGATGGAGGACGACAAGGTGGCCGAAGCAGCCATTCAGATCTTCAGGAACACGGGGCAGAAGATCGAGACGGAGCTACAGCAGATCAGATc gacCCTGATCCCGGTCTTACACCAGAAGGCGAAGCGTGGAACCCCCCATCAGGCTAAACAAGCGGTCCACTGTATCCACGCCATCTTCTGTAATAAGGAAGTCCAGCTGGCTCAGATATTTGAG
- the pds5a gene encoding sister chromatid cohesion protein PDS5 homolog A isoform X5, whose amino-acid sequence MEFPQQKPAGDSKITYPPGVKEITDKISNDEVVKRLKMVVKTFMDMDQDSEEEKQQYLNLALHLASEFFLRNPNKDVRLLVACCLADIFRIYAPEAPYTSHDKLKDIFLFITRQLKGLEDTKSPQFNRYFYLLENLAWVKSYNICFELEDCNEIFIQLFKTLFSVINNSHNQKVQMHMLDLMSSIIMEGDGVTQELLDTILINLIPAHKNLNKQAYDLAKTLLKRTVQTIETCIANFFNQVLVMGKSSVSDLSEHVFDLIQELFSIDPLLLTSVMPQLEFKLKSNDGEERLAVVKLLAKLFGAKDSELATQNRPLWQCFLGRFNDIHVPVRLESVKFASHCLMNHPDLAKDLTEFLKVRSHDPEEAIRHDVIVTIINAGKKDLNLVNDQLLGFVRERTLDKRWRVRKEAMMGLAQLFKKYCLHHEAGKEQAQKISWIKDKLLHIYYQNSIDDKLLVEKIFAQYMVPHSLDTEEKMKCLYYLYACLDTNAVKALNEMWKCQNMLRGLVRELLDLHKLPVSEANNTSMFGKLMTISKNLPDAGKAQDFMKRFNQVLGEDEKLRVQLETLISPTCSCKQAELCVREITRKLTFPKQPTNPFLEMVKFLLERIAPVHIDSEAISALVKLLNKSIEGTADDDEEGVTPDTAIRSGLELLKVLSFTHPTAFHSAETYESLLQCLKMEDDKVAEAAIQIFRNTGQKIETELQQIRSTLIPVLHHQCCHPFKYLTPPGP is encoded by the exons ATGGAGTTCCCGCAGCAGAAACCAGCGGGGGACAGCAAGATCACCTATCCACCTGGGGTGAAGGAAATCACGGATAAGATCAGCAACGATGAGGTGGTGAAACGGTTAAAG atggtgGTGAAGACCTTCATGGACATGGACCAGGACAGTGAGGAGGAGAAGCAGCAGTATCTGAATCTGGCGCTCCACCTGGCCTCCGAGTTCTTCCTCAGGAACCCCAACAAGGACGTGCGCCTCCTGGTGGCCTGCTGCCTGGCCGACATCTTCCGGATCTACGCCCCCGAGGCGCCCTACACCTCCCATGATAAACTCAAG GACATCTTCCTGTTCATCACCAGACAGCTGAAAGGGCTGGAAGACACGAAGAGCCCCCAGTTCAACAGATACTTCTACCTGCTGGAG aaccTGGCCTGGGTGAAGTCGTACAACATCTGCTTTGAGCTGGAGGACTGCAATGAGATCTTCATCCAGCTCTTCAAGACGCTCTTCTCTGTCATCAA tAACAGCCATAATCAGAAGGTCCAGATGCATATGTTGGATCTGATGAGTTCTATCATCATGGAAGGAGATGGAGTCACACAGGAGTTACTGGACACCATACTGATCAACCTGATACCAGCCCACaag aATCTAAACAAACAAGCATACGACCTGGCCAAGACTCTGCTGAAGAGAACCGTTCAGACTATAGAGACCTGCATCGCCAAT TTCTTTAACCAGGTTTTGGTGATGGGAAAGTCGTCGGTCAGCGATCTTTCAGAACACGTCTTTGATCTGATCCAGGAGCTGTTCTCCATCGATCCTCTGCTGCTCACGTCTGTCATGCCCCAGCTAGAGTTCAAACTCAAG AGCAATGATGGCGAGGAACGCCTGGCGGTGGTCAAGCTGCTGGCCAAACTGTTCGGGGCTAAAGACTCTGAGCTGGCCACGCAGAACAGACCGCTTTGGCAGTGCTTCCTCGGACG GTTCAATGACATCCATGTTCCTGTGAGGTTGGAGTCGGTCAAGTTTGCCTCTCACTGCCTCATGAACCACCCCGACCTGGCGAAGGACCTCACAG AGTTCCTGAAAGTGCGGTCACATGACCCAGAGGAAGCGATCCGCCATGACGTCATCGTAACCATCATCAACGCCGGGAAGAAAGACCTGAACCTTGTTAACGACCAGCTGCTGGGCTTCGTTAGGGAGAGAACTTTGGACAAAAGG TGGCGGGTCCGTAAGGAGGCGATGATGGGTCTGGCTCAGCTCTTCAAGAAGTACTGTCTGCATCACGAGGCCGGCAAGGAACAGGCCCAGAAGATCTCCTGGATTAAAGACAAGCTGCTGCACATCTACTACCAGAACAGCATCGATGACaa GCTACTAGTGGAGAAGATCTTTGCCCAGTACATGGTTCCTCACAGTCTGGACACAGAGGAGAAGATGAAGTGTCTCTACTACCTTTATGCCTGTCTGGATACAAACGCTGTCAa GGCTCTTAATGAGATGTGGAAGTGTCAAAACATGTTGAGAGGTTTGGTCCGAGAACTACTGGATCTGCACAAGCTACCTGTC TCTGAAGCCAACAACACCTCCATGTTTGGAAAGCTCATGACCATTAGCA AGAACCTTCCAGATGCTGGGAAAGCCCAAGACTTCATGAAGAGGTTCAACCAGGTGTTGGGAGAAGATGAGAAGCTGCGTGTCCAGCTGGAGACTCTCATTAGTCCCACCTGTTCCTGTAAACAGGCTGAACTCTGTGtg AGGGAGATTACCCGTAAGCTGACCTTTCCTAAACAGCCAACCAACCCCTTCCTGGAGATGGTGAAGTTTCTGTTGGAACGCATCGCTCCTGTTCACATCGACTCTGAGGCCATCAG TGCCCTGGTGAAACTGCTGAATAAGTCCATTGAGGGAACAGCTGATGACGATGAGGAAGGTGTTACCCCGGACACAGCCATCCGCTCTGGACTGGAGCTACTGAAG GTTCTGTCCTTCACTCATCCCACGGCGTTCCACTCTGCTGAGACCTACGAGTCTCTTCTCCAGTGTCTGAAGATGGAGGACGACAAGGTGGCCGAAGCAGCCATTCAGATCTTCAGGAACACGGGGCAGAAGATCGAGACGGAGCTACAGCAGATCAGATc gacccTGATCCCGGTCTTACACCATCAGTGTTGTCATCCATTTAAATATCTAACCCCCCCAGGACCCTGA
- the n4bp2 gene encoding NEDD4-binding protein 2 — protein MPRKKKNGQSPARGPGPSNDNTNHYRISGTSIDGAPISRSDFNDAASNFPYGGRGDMLAPPNSGGSSDTYKQEEIVRNMQEMFSHLDPEVIYIVLSECDFKVENAMDSLLELSVAAEGVDNLPPLSGFEMAAALLSPQHHPIKPEPQPHRPIGLPVAPLSLSPQPASLQSHDDQDLSSGLTEEFDLLIDRELETLTTQSPHQNTLPELLLSSPGASTSWSVPLGDQSCPGKVLSAGQPSGLHSPWSDRRVSTSGGAVGCQQQDSLLDFSHLTSGPDKTGPTKPSLVLGAPGHPSAFQVYRNPAPPPGPPGEKWAVSLDSGIRGAREKTRIAGGGQEELLCNTQLWNTEAPEFQPRILGNDTAGGPVFITPVVKNPSPWHTQAMPASQWWGHGPFSKATVKVGASAPRSWTEGVASALRTPVFPGARGRLRLEGRVLVILRGAPGSGKTTLARAMLEQNPHGVVLSTDDYFCRRGEYCYDPSVLGEAHEWNHSRAKEAMEASSSPVIIDNTNMQGWEMRPYIATALRLNYKVLFREPDTWWKNKPRELERRSKHGVSAEKIRRMIDRYERHVTIQSIMGSACPKPDPKLRSQLDPQPPTQSPAQLDPRPPPQSLAQLDPQPPPQSPAQLDPQSPAQLDPQPPPQSLAQLDPERPFQPDNRQKRFFFSLSHSLSPDRHKSSDGACPDLVAEQLLVQGFMRPPPKLFSSLPDVSSVGCFGRDPGVTHGSTESLPSLRERPSDNEDSLDLAVLHPELKAQEELWEGEEEEGEERRGEEREEGSEWEEGGTGTTCCPVESVLFNTSCHGDDEIPVAFSESIGQRVRRERRSRTRKTDSLEPADIVKDTSHLEREGGGMGDGGERGRPELLDFVGDWPLGEALGQRGLGRRKGRPVVIEGEGGCDSEEAGHRGGGPGGGADFTEFQKLLDLLQTGVDSSPIHSSLSPSPASDPSPCDEGERREAAGRRGEADGLTSSERDRDQVESRELPCNVVVESNPGTDQSQGENLQCAGEGGHEGSVQEEDGVEVGVSSEAGKGVAAADDGSDVTEVTRCTEVSEVGVDGKVSHLYSLGGGSQERRQPGRSRRAGKHCKLALTFTHNTPPPPKPSVGPHRDLGVSPDPKPDPRCPSPPPSWVDPGRSTQTDPQDFAFLWRLENDGHSYPDYAKNTTPPTVLHGDPSHFIPGVSDVVSAGFAVQSSGQRVVPYRVGHDKGSQVEESELEGGRTRQENLNILQRHFKQVNWETLEDLYNKCQQDLEWTSNLLLDSGERLFREEEEGGEEDDDLLGLFGNMDMARRAVPGCLGGPEGVCSDSEKEVVPSGGQELKVQASPISRSDAEGGVALGSSEEEVGVVEVGPVRDSGLNHSVSEGGGGKGQEEENTALGESTHLESRSTGSDVREPPVAVCMEGGASSEQLLENEEQEPAFMDELNQSLPEILNEMLRREKEERREEERREEERRERAKRKSKHLDIQSVELKLPTELALQLTELFGPVGVDPGACSPDDFAVKMDLNMAKLLHQKWKNTVQERQRQAMLSYHLLQESSVHWGESQTAKAGLGDGSHPTHFLIGADGFASLSSQFEAQDEGPIMDHWSVSRPHISLRDIMTEEQALQENVKRGRSGCERRDGAAMLKEAQLYDLFPSIDRHFLLDMFRDHNYSLEQTEQFLRSVLAEGPVRNVVAPGPTPRSHSRDRDKRRVPSVAPPLPQYQDVEDPEYEDFRAEARLQRTKQQDSFSKAAEAYRQGRKDVASFYAEQGHLHGQKMREANHRAAAQIFERVNSSLLPQNVLDLHGLHVDEALLHLEEVLEKKSTECQQGLCCLQLSVITGRGNHSQGGVARIRPAVIDYLSTHCYRFTEPKPGLVLVSLN, from the exons ATGCCTAGGAAAAAGAAGAATGGCCAAAGCCCAGCCAGAGGGCCTGGACCGTCAAACGATAACACCAACCACTATCGAATATCGGGAACTAGTATTGACGGTGCGCCCATATCCAGAAGTGACTTCAACGACGCGGCGAGTAACTTTCCTTACGGCGGCCGTGGTGATATGCTAGCGCCACCAAATTCCGGAGGCAGCTCTGATACATATAAACAGGAGGAGATAGTTAGAAACATGCAGGAGATGTTTTCCCACTTGGACCCTGAAGTTATTTACATCGTGCTGTCCGAGTGTGATTTCAAAG TTGAGAATGCCATGGATTCCCTCCTGGAGCTGTCTGTTGCAGCTGAAGGAGTTGACAACCTCCCTCCCCTGTCTGGGTTTGAGATGGCCGCTGCCCTCCTCAGTCCCCAACACCACCCCATCAAACCGGAGCCTCAACCCCACCGTCCCATAGGGTTGCCCGTTGCCCCCCTGTCCCTTTCCCCACAGCCCGCTTCTCTCCAGAGCCATGATGACCAGGATCTGAGTTCTGGCTTGACTGAAGAGTTTGACCTTCTCATTGACCGTGAGCTGGAGACTCTAACCACACAGAGCCCTCATCAGAACACCCTGCCAGAGCTGCTTCTGTCCAGCCCTGGAGCCTCAACCTCCTGGAGTGTGCCCCTGGGGGACCAGTCATGCCCAGGGAAGGTACTCTCAGCTGGGCAGCCATCCGGACTTCACTCCCCTTGGTCGGACCGGAGGGTCAGCACCTCTGGGGGAGCTGTGGGCTGTCAACAGCAGGATTCTCTACTGGACTTCAGCCATCTGACTTCAGGACCGGACAAGACAGGCCCAACTAAACCCAGCCTGGTCCTGGGTGCTCCCGGACACCCCTCTGCTTTCCAGGTGTACCGGAACCCGGCTCCGCCCCCAGGTCCTCCAGGGGAGAAGTGGGCTGTGTCATTGGACAGCGGAATAAGGGGTGCGAGAGAGAAGACCAGGATtgcaggaggaggacaggaagaGCTACTCTGCAACACGCAACTCTGGAACACTGAGGCACCCGAGTTCCAACCGCGTATCCTAGGAAACGACACTGCAGGGGGGCCTGTCTTCATAACGCCAGTGGTCAAAAACCCCTCCCCCTGGCATACCCAAGCCATGCCCGCCTCCCAATGGTGGGGCCATGGACCCTTCAGTAAAGCCACTGTTAAGGTGGGAGCTTCAGCCCCCAGGTCCTGGACAGAGGGTGTTGCATCTGCCCTGAGAACCCCCGTCTTTCCTGGTGCTCGTGGTAGGCTCCGGCTGGAAGGGCGTGTCTTAGTGATCCTACGGGGAGCTCCGGGGTCGGGCAAGACAACCCTGGCCAG ggccATGCTTGAACAGAATCCACATGGTGTCGTGTTGAGCACGGATGATTATTTCTGTCGCCGTGGAGAGTATTGCTATGACCCTTCTGTGTTAGGGGAGGCCCACGAATGGAACCACAGTAGAG CCAAGGAAGCGATGGaggcctcttcctctcctgtcaTTATTGACAACACCAACATGCAGGGGTGGGAGATGAGGCCCTACATAGCTACG GCTCTGAGGCTGAACTACAAGGTACTGTTCCGGGAGCCAGATACCTGGTGGAAAAACAAACCCAGAGAATTGGAGAG ACGTTCTAAACACGGAGTGTCTGCTGAGAAGATCCGTCGGATGATTGATCGTTATGAACGTCATGTGACCATTCAGTCAATTATGGGCAGTGCATGCCCCAAACCTGACCCCAAACTACGCTCCCAACTGGACCCCCAACCTCCAACCCAATCTCCGGCCCAACTGGACCCCCGACCTCCACCTCAATCTCTGGCCCAACTGGacccccaacctccaccccaATCTCCGGCCCAACTGGACCCCCAATCTCCGGCCCAACTGGacccccaacctccaccccaATCTCTGGCCCAACTGGACCCCGAACGTCCATTTCAACCGGACAACAGACAAAA GCGTTTTTTCTTTTCCCTGTCTCACTCTTTGTCTCCTGATAGGCACAAATCCTCAGATGGAGCATGCCCAGACCTCGTAGCAGAGCAGCTGTTGGTTCAAGGGTTTATGAGACCTCCTCCCAagcttttctcctctcttcccgaTGTATCATCGGTCGGGTGCTTCGGGAGAGACCCGGGGGTGACCCATGGGTCCACAGAGTCCCTCCCCTCCCTACGGGAAAGGCCTTCGGACAATGAAGATTCTCTGGATTTGGCAGTGCTGCACCCTGAACTGAAAGCTCAGGAGGAACTGTGGGAGGGA gaggaggaggagggagaggagaggaggggggaggagagagaggaagggagtgagTGGGAGGAAGGGGGAACAGGAACAACATGCTGTCCAGTAGAGTCTGTGTTGTTTAATACCAGCTGCCATGGTGACGACGAGATACCAGTGGCGTTCTCAGAGTCGATTGGCcagagggtgaggagagagaggaggagccGAACCAGGAAGACAGACTCACTGGAGCCTGCTGACATAGTCAAAGACACTAGCCatttagagagagaggggggaggaatgggggatgggggagagagggggaggcctGAGTTGTTGGATTTTGTTGGAGACTGGCCTTTGGGGGAGGCACTGGGACAGAGGGGACtggggaggaggaaggggaggccTGTCGTGATTGAGGGGGAGGGTGGTTGTGATTCGGAGGAGGCAGGTCACAGAGGAGGGGGTCCCGGTGGCGGAGCTGATTTCACAGAGTTCCAGAAACTACTAGACCTGCTGCAAACAGGTGTTGACTCTTCCCCAattcactcctccctctctcctagCCCAGCTTCAGACCCCTCTCCTTgtgatgagggagagaggagggaggcagcaggaaggagaggggaggctGATGGACTTACATccagtgaaagagacagagaccaaGTGGAGAGCCGGGAACTCCCCTGCAACGTAGTGGTTGAGTCCAACCCTGGCACAGACCAAAGCCAGGGAGAAAACCTTCAGTGTGCTGGGGAGGGGGGGCACGAGGGCTCAGTACAGGAGGAGGacggggtggaggtgggggtcaGTTCAGAAGCTGGGAAGGGCGTTGCGGCAGCCGATGATGGCAGTGACGTCACTGAGGTCACTCGGTGTACTGAGGTCAGTGAGGTTGGTGTGGACGGCAAAGTCAGCCATCTTTACAGTCTAGGTGGAGGCAGTCAGGAGCGAAGGCAGCCAGGTCGGAGTCGCAGGGCGGGAAAACACTGTAAGCTGGCGCTCACCTTCACCCAtaacacccctccccctcctaaACCCAGTGTTGGCCCTCACCGTGACCTCGGTGTCAGCCCTGACCCCAAGCCTGACCCACGGtgcccctccccacccccctcaTGGGTCGACCCAGGTCGCTCCACCCAAACCGACCCTCAGGACTTTGCCTTCCTTTGGCGTCTGGAAAACGATGGCCACAGTTACCCAGACTACGCTAAGAACACCACCCCGCCCACTGTTCTCCATGGCGACCCTTCCCACTTCATCCCTGGGGTGTCGGATGTGGTCTCTGCAGGGTTTGCAGTTCAATCCTCCGGCCAGCGGGTGGTGCCATACCGTGTGGGACATGACAAAGGAAGCCAAGTGGAAGAGAGTGAGTTGGAAGGGGGTAGGACTCGGCAGGAGAACCTGAACATACTCCAACGCCATTTTAAACAGGTCAACTGGGAGACTCTGGAAGACCTGTATAACAAGTGTCAACAG GACCTGGAGTGGACTAGTAACCTGCTCTTGGACTCAGGAGAGAGATTgttcagagaggaagaggagggtggaGAAGAGGATGACGATCTGTTGGGACTGTTCGGAAATATGGACATGGCCAGGCGGGCGGTGCCGGGCTGTCTGGGGGGACCAGAAGGGGTGTGTTCAGATTCAGAAAAAGAGGTAGTGCCCTCAGGAGGGCAGGAATTAAAAGTGCAGGCATCGCCCATCAGCCGTTCGGACGCTGAGGGGGGTGTGGCATTGGGAAGCAGTGAGGAGGAAGTGGGTGTGGTGGAGGTGGGACCAGTAAGAGATAGTGGACTGAACCATTCAGTGTCTGAGGGTGGGGGCGGGAAGGGGCAGGAGGAAGAAAACACTGCCCTTGGAGAATCCACCCATCTTGAGTCCAGGTCAACAGGAAGTGATGTCAGAGAACCACCAGTGGCGGTGTGCATGGAGGGAGGAgcctcctctgaacagttgttGGAGAACGAGGAGCAAGAACCGGCCTTTATGGATGAGTTGAATCAGTCACTTCCTGAAATTCTGAACGAGATGTTGagaagggagaaggaggagaggagagaggaggagaggagagaggaggagaggagagagagagcaaagagGAAAAGCAAACATCTGGACATTCAGAGTGTTGAACTGAAGCTGCCCACAGAGCTAGCTCTGCAACTCACTGAGCTGTTTGGACCTGTCGGAGTTGACCCAG gTGCATGTTCTCCAGATGACTTCGCTGTGAAAATGGACCTCAACATGGCCAAACTGCTTCATCAGAAATGGAAGAACACTGTCCAG gagagacagagacaggcaatGCTCTCCTACCATCTACTACAAGAGA GCTCAGTCCACTGGGGAGAATCACAGACAGCTAAAGCTGGGCTCGGGGATGGGTCACACCCAACTCACTTCCTGATTGGTGCAGATGGGTTTGCGTCTCTGAGCAGCCAATTCGAGGCACAGGATGAGGGGCCAATCATGGACCACTGGAGTGTGTCCCGCCCCCACATTTCACTCCGAGACATCATGACAGAAGAACAGGCTCTACAAGAGAATGTGAAgagg GGCCGTTCTGGTTGTGAAAGGAGAGATGGTGCAGCCATGTTGAAGGAGGCCCAGCTGTATGACTTGTTCCCAAGCATAGACAGACACTTCCTCCTGGACATGTTCAGAGACCACAa ttacaGTTTGGAGCAGACTGAGCAGTTCCTAAGGTCAGTGTTGGCTGAGGGCCCTGTGAGGAATGTTGTGGCCCCAGGACCCACACCGCGGTCACACAGCAGAGACCGAgacaag AGGCGTGTACCATCCGTGGCCCCTCCCCTCCCACAGTACCAGGATGTGGAGGACCCGGAGTATGAGGACTTCAGAGCCGAGGCTCGTCTTCAGCGAACCAAGCAGCAGGACAGCTTCAGCAAGGCCGCCGAGGCCTACAGGCAGGGCCGCAAAGACGTGGCCTCCTTCTACGCTGAACAG GGTCATCTCCATGGTCAGAAGATGCGTGAGGCGAACCATCGTGCGGCAGCCCAGATCTTTGAGCGGGTCAACTCCTCCCTGCTGCCCCAGAACGTTCTGGATCTCCATGGCCTGCATGTTGATGAGGCTTTATTACACCTGGAGGAGGTCCTGGAGAAGAAGAGCACAG agtgtcAGCAGGGTCTGTGTTGTCTTCAGCTGTCCGTGATAACAGGAAGAGGGAACCACAGTCAGGGGGGTGTGGCTCGGATCCGGCCTGCTGTCATAGACTACCTCAGCACACACTGCTACAG